The following proteins come from a genomic window of Malus domestica chromosome 02, GDT2T_hap1:
- the LOC139191291 gene encoding uncharacterized protein gives MAVRSLIKRLLVYGKGRRQERELLDREEQEWQVGTSTSQHESKKESCRDELDRAIQMAECIYDLDGPDDLPESPELVEFLCTEPDKPPPEVQDHLEVINLGTEKDPRPIQISGLLRVDDRARIICLLQEFKDCFAWHYTEMLGLDPTLVEHRMPIKEGYKPVKQAPRRMSNEIEEKVKEEIERLVKAGFIRPTKCPGHVGAYEYLVMPFGLKNAGATYQRAMNAIFHDLIGQSMEVYIDDIVVKSKTEEQHLEDLRQTLTRMRIHKLKMNPKKCAFGVRAGNFLGFLVHQRGVEVDKNKSRAIMESPSPTNKVQLQRLLGKINFLRRFIANLAGKIQPLTPLLRLKDKENFEWGPPHQQAFDSIKAYLTSPPVLVPPQRGKPLKLYISASEKSIESLLAQNNEGGKEQAVYYLSRILTEVETRYSPVERLCLALYFTASKLRHYMLPCHVHIIAKTDVIKYILSKPMLAGRIGKWILALSEFSFQYIPKRAVKGQAIADFLTEHQESQSEVINIPGSLEVTSIWIPPREDISGKEDWVQQEIRRVAGLWITPWKLYFDGSHTQKASGAGIVIVNPHRVYHYYSFLLDYEGNTNNRAEYEALIIGLEILMDLGAAEVEVFGDSELVINQLNCEFKCRHITMAGYYLAATQLLSFWDSEISVNHVPRGSNLAANEMAQLASGVPIQERKYGVDVEIQRRNLPSILEMGFSLDIMVLETEIEDWRSPIVHHLKNPSSPTSKKNRQQATKYVLWAKNLLRKTPYGLLLKCLGQEESMRVMAEVHEGICGAHQAGTKMR, from the exons atggcagtcagatccctgattaaaagactATTGGTGTATGGGAAAGGAAGAAGGCAAGAAAGGGAGCTCTTGGACAGGGAAGAGCAGGAATGGCAGGTGGGAACTTCAACCAGCCAGCATGAAAGCAAGAAGGAATCTTGCAGAGATGAACTGGATagggccattcaaatggccgagtGCATATATGATCTAGACGGGCCAGACGACTTGCCCGAGAGCCCGGAGCTGGTCGAATTTTTATGTACAGAACCAGATAAGCCACCACCAGAAGTCCAGGATCATCTAGAAGTTATTAATTTAGGAACAGAGAAGGATCCAAGACCAATACAGATCAGTGGTTTATTGAGGGTTGATGATCGAGCAAGGATTATTtgtcttttgcaagaattcaaagactgttttgcttggcattataccGAGATGCTAGGGTTAGATCcaaccttggtggaacatagaatgcccatcaaggagggatataaacctgtcaagcaagcaccacgaaggatgtcaaatgagatagaagaaaaggtcaaagaagagattgaaaggCTAGTAAAAGCTGGCTTTATCAGACCAACCAA gtgtcccggtcatgtgggggcatatgaatatctggtcatgccattcgggctcaagaaCGCTGGTGCAACTTACCAgagggcaatgaatgccatctttcatgatCTAATTGGCCAGAGCATGGAGGTATACATCGATGACATAGTGGTGAAGTCCAAGACAGAAGAACAGCATTTGGAAGATCTCAGACAAACATTGACAAGAATGAGGatccacaaattgaagatgaatccaaagaagtgcgcatttggagtaagagcgggcaacttcttgggattcctggtacatcaaagaggtgtagaagtggacaagaacaaatctcgggcaataatggagtcaCCTTCACCCACCAATAAGGTACAACTCCAAAGGCTACTAGGCAAAATTAACTTCTTgaggagattcattgccaatttagcGGGCAAGATCCAGCCGCTAACTCCTTTACTAAGATTAAAAGATAAAGAGAACTTCGAATGGGGACCACCGCACCAACAGGCCTTTGACAGCATCAAGGCctatttgacttctccaccagtgttggtgccacctcaaaggggaaagcCCTTGAAGTTGTATATTTCTGCCTCAGAAAAGTCAATCGAGAGTTTGctagcccaaaataatgaaggCGGGAAAGAACAGGCCGtatactacctcagtagaattctgaccgaggtGGAGACAAGATATTCTCCAGTGGAAAGATTATGCTTGGCTCTATATTTTACTGCCAGCaagctaaggcattacatgttgccCTGTCATGTACACATCATCGCCaaaacagatgtgataaagtacatattgtcaaagccaatgctagcaggaaggattgggaaatggattctagcattatcagaattCAGTTTTCAGTACATACCCAAAAGGGCAGTCAAAGGTCAAGCAATTGCCGACTTCCTGACCGAGCATCAAGAATCTCAAAGTGAGGTGATCAATATCCCGGGAAGCTTAGAGGTTACTAGCATTTGGATCCCGCCAAGAGAAGATATTTCGGGCAAAGAAGATTGGGTCCAGCAAGAGATAAGAAGAGTAGCTGGTCTCTGGATCACTCCTTGGAAGTTGTATTTCGATGGATCTCACACTCAGAAGGCTTCAGGAGCTGGGATAGTAATTGTAAACCCTCATAgggtttatcattattattcatttctcCTCGACTACGAAGGAAATACTAataatcgggcagagtatgaggccCTAATAATTGGTCTGGAAATCCTGATGGATTTGGGGGCAGCAGAGGTAGAGGTCTTTGGTGATTCAGAATTAGTAATAAACCAGCTAAATTGTgagttcaagtgcagacatatcactatggcggggtattacttggcagctaCGCAATTATTGAGTTTCTGGGATTCTGAGATATCAGTCAATCATGTTCCCAGGGGATCCAACTTAGCGGCCAACGAGATGGCACAACTAGCCTCAGGAGTGCCAATACAGGAGAGGAAATATGGGGTAGATGTCGAGATCCAAAGAAGAAACCTTCCTTCTATCTTAGAAATGGGATTCAGTCTGGATATAATGGTTCTAGAAACCGAGATAGAAGATTGGAGGTCACCTATCGTTCATCATTTGAAGAATCCCTCTTCGCCTACAAGCAAGAAGAATAGACAGCAAGCCACcaagtatgtcttatgggcgaaGAACCTGCTAAGAAAAACTCCATATGGGTTACTATTGAAATGCTTAGGCCAAGAAGAATCCATGAGagtaatggccgaagtacatgaaggaataTGTGGAGCACATCAGGCTGGGACAAAGATGAGATAG